ATCTATGGACTATTTCAACATACCTGTTTGGCCTACGAACTTGTACTTGCTGATGGAAGCCTTGTGAGATGTACACCAGTAAGATAAAATGTTATTTTACTATGATTTGCAATGTTAGCAGTTGTTGAATGGATAGACATCTGATTTAGTATAATGTACTTTTTGTAGACTGAAAATTCAGACCTATTTTATGCAGTGCCTTGGTCTTGTGGTACTCTGGGATTCCTGGTTGCTGcggaaataaaaataattcctgCTAAGAAATATGTAAAATTACATTACAAGCCTGTGAGAGGTTTGGAAAAGATATGTGAAAAATTTACTGAGGAATCTAAAAAGAAAGAGAATAACTTTGTGGAAGGACTGGTGTACTCCTTGGAAGAAGCAGTCATTATGACAGGAGTCTTCACTGACGAAGCTGAAGACAGCCAGGTAACTAAAAGGAATCCTATTCTTAAATAAGATTTTTAGTTCTTTGAATGTAAAATATTCCAGTGTATGACAGTAAAACCAAAACAGTAGTATGATCAGTACAATAGGTATATTTTTAATGGATATTGAATTTGCTGGATTGGTTGAATATACTTAACGTTAGAATTTTTCAGGTAACTATCAATTCAGGCTGTAACTCCTACATTTCCTAAAGTGATAGGTCTTTTCATATCTCTAGCTTGCATCATAGATGCTTCTTTTCAACTCCAAGAAGAAAAGAACCAACTTGAACAGTATATAGCAACAACACAGTGCTTTAAGAtaggaaacacatctggagggaGATGTAGTTACACTGCAATTACCCAAACTAACATCTGACTAGGAAATCAGGGTTAATATTAACAAAAACATGCCATGTGTCTCTTTAGTGGCAACTCTTCTGAAATGCTGACCACTCTACAGAAACACTGAGGCTTTTGGTTCATTACTGGCTTGAGAACAGAGTAACATTCCTAGAGTACTGACATCAGTTCCCATACTCAACTTCCTTTGGGCAGGCCAAACCTTATTTTAACTCATCCTTAATGAGGAAAGCTTATGAAACACACACACTGGCACACTATAataattactcctgggggaattctatgcCACTGCAGATGTGCAGAACTCATGTCCCctgcatatttttttttgttttccctgcAGAATAATagattctgatggggaagcaaagagaaaCCGCAAGAGGGGTCATGCACCCCCATCAACAGTGGTCCTGAGCAAGCGTATCACAAGCAGCTGAGAGAGATGTAAATCACtgcctcgggggaaggggaggcagacCTGGGCAAGTGTCCGAGACTCCCTCTCACTCACTATCACAGTGCCCCTGGTGCAAAGGaacagggctctggggtggttcTGCGGTAGGCCCGGCCTCGGCGCGTGTCAGGCTTGGGTGCAGGctcactgctgagtccatgtccAGGGTGGGGGGAACTAGAGGGCTGTAGGGtgattccctcccacctctccccccctccccctaaaCCTCTGTGCAGCTAGTTGACTGTAGTCCTTACTGGGAGGCAACCTCAGTGCACACCCCATGTTCCTATTGCTGCACCCATCCTGCAGTGGCATAGGGCTCACacaagcagcaatgggaaaaCTGGGGGGATCCTTGGCTAGGAGCACCATTTAGGGAGGACAGGAGGGCACCCCCCCCCAAGTTTCTCACTAGAGGTCTGCTTGTGGCACACACCTCAGCTCCAGGCAGAACTCTTACCTGCAGCGATGTGTGGGCAGATTCACTCTTCCAGGAGCTGAGGTTCTCCGGCTGCAGCTTCTGCAGTCAGTTTTCTGCACTGTCCTAGGGCCTCTGGCAGGGGGTCTGGCAAGGAAGGGATCAGTCAGGGTGTGAAGGGGGAGCACAGGGTccccagtggtggtggtgggagcaTAGGGGTACTCAATGGTGGGGGTGAGTAGGTGCGAGCATAGGTACCCCAATGATGTGGGGAGAGCAGAGGGACCACAGAGCTCCCAGTGTGGTggtggaaggggaagaggagtgggAAAGAGGAGTCAAGCTCCAGGGAAAGGAGAGGTGAGGACATAGATCTGTGCCCTGAGGGAgggtgcagtgagtgtgggagaaGCAGCTGAGGGGGAACAGTCCTTGGGGCAAGGATCCTGAGGGATGAGGAGCTGAAGAAGGGTGGGAGCTAAGAGCAACTAAGTGGGTCTTGGGGTCTGTTTGCCCTCAGAGAAGCAGGGAGAACCCTCACCTCTCCCTGGGAAGAGATTGGGGACAGACCCCAGTAAGCTAATACATTCTCTCAACTGACTAACCTGCTCTCTGCCTTCTCCATCTGGTAACTTATAACTTGATTCTGAAGTGAGGATCCATGTGGGTGCAGAGGTTTCTTTAACTCTGAATTCCTGagggaatcttttttgttgtttgtattgttgcagacatacttgctgcaggtattttgaaaaaaattccaaaataattgaaactggcatcattatattgtgttattttgacaaataaaatatgcagaattttaaaatactgtgtgcagaatttttaaatttttgatacAGAAGTTCCCCAGAAGTAAATAATACTTAATACTACCTAGCTCGTAAATGTTGATTCAGTAGCTTTCTAAGTGCTTTACAGAGGCAGTCAGCATtataattcccattttacaaatggggaagccGAGACACAAGTACTTGCCCGCAGCCACCCAGGAGACGAACAGCAGATCCAGAAGTAGAATCTAGGTCTTCTGAGTGCCCATCCAGTCTTTATCCACAAGGTCCTACTACAATAtgaaaattatgtttaaaaaGTTCTGAACATTTTCTTAGCATTAAGGCTGTTCTTTCCTTAGTGTAATTCCAAAGTGAAAAAATGTGGGGGCACCATGAATATTGATATTACTGAATTTTCAAGTAAGAGGTAATTATTCTTTATATTGGTGTTTGTTTGCTGATATGTTATATATCATTATTTTCAGATAAACAGAATTAGTAACTACTACAAACCATGGTTTTTTAAGCATGCGGAGAAGTATCTGAAGGCTAATCAAACTGGAATAGAGTACATTCCCTCAAGACATTACTACCACCGACATACCAGGAGTATCTTCTGGGAACTCCAAGTAAGACTTTAGACATAAAGAagattttaatatttgttttggaGTACTTTGTACATACTCACTGCACAGCCAATGTTCTTTTCCCTTAGGAGCCACCTATGTCTGTCATAGGTGAGTAACTCCTTTCCTTAAGACAGAAAGAAATCCAAATGAAGTGGTGGTAGATTTAGGGATTTCTCTAGTGACAATGTCTATTTTTGCATTCCTTTCTGACTTCTTTATACAAATGTATGACTGTAAAAGATAATATCACTAGCACCttccctttttaatttttcatttaggcccacattcaagaaagcacttaaaaatcttattttagcTTTTATCAAGCATGTTCtaagtactttcctgaattgGGACTTTAAAAAGATAAACCAGGAAATTCAGGGCAAAAACACGAATGCACACTTATGGCTGAGAATTTACCCTGCCTAAATTGTGTCCAGCTGTGCCCAGGGTTGCTGTGGAATCACCACTTTGAATTCCATCGTCTAAATTATTGTCATAATAAGCATTAATATAGAATTTTACACTACATAAGTTCCCATTGTTGAATTTAGGGTTGCATGTTGTTCATACCTATATTAATGTAGCCTAACATGACTACCAGCAATTAAAACTATTGAAAGAAAATATGATTTAATGTTGCTCTCAAAATCCAAATTCTGAAATACTGATTTTTCAGCTCACTTGATTTTactagcagtttttttttttccattttctcttaAAGGATATCATCCCCTTTGGCAATAACCCTGTATTTCGTTACCTCTTTGGCTGGATGGTTCCACCAAAAATCTCACTATTAAAACTGACACAAGGAGAAGCTATTCGAAAGCTGTATGAGCAACATCATGTTGTACAAGACATGTTGGTCCCAATGAAAAGCCTTGAAAAATCTATCAGTACCTTCCACAGTGACCTGAATGTAAGAACACATTTCTCTAAAACCTGATAAATGGAAGATTGCCCTATGAATGGTGATTATTGGCATTAGTACAAGTAGTGCCTGTTGCAGAAAATATATATCAGTATGCTAAATTTGAGAGAATTTTGCCAGCTAATTAAATACTATTAGGCAGGAGGTAGAATGAAATGTTCTAATAAAAagaaacaagtatcagaggggtagccgtgttagtctggatctgtaaaagcagcaaagaatcctgtggcaccttatagactaacagacgttgtaGCTTTaactcagatttttaaaaagaattctaTCACTTTATCCTTTTTACTTGGCAAAATTGGAAATCAGATTTCTATTTCTGCAGAATCTATTGAGCCCCGAGAAGAGTGTTGGGAATTAACACTTGCTTTCcaagtcattgacttcagttgtttCAAGACTGAAATACAGACTTATGGACTTGAACGGCACCAGTAAAATGCTTTTCACTCCTTTGGTTTTACATGTAATTTAAATCTAAATATACGTTCAGTTAATGACTTGGGATCTGGGACAGTTTTTCATTAGCGTTTTAAAGCTATTCCATTTATTattagatcaggcctgcacaacatgcggcccgtggaggctcactgtgcggcccacggcagggaagcaaagggctttgggctatctgcagccgcagggagcccagagctctttaaatctcagccgcggccagaaTTCATAGGGttctggggagcccagagctctttaaatcttagccacggccgggaatcaaagggctcttggctgccggcagcagcggggagccctgagccctttaaatctcagccacggccaggattcaaaaggctctgagctgcccgcagcgacggggagcccggagccctttaaatctcagccacggccgggattcaaagggctctgggctgcctgcagagattcctggccgcggctgagatttaaagggctctgggttccccgcccccaggggcagcccagagccctttcaatcccggccacggctccaGTGAAtggcctggggctgggatttaaagcacttgggctcccctcagcggcaggagttgtgggccctttaaatccctgccccagccctgcaaagttctgggttcccccagccgccggagccctgggccctttaatttgcccctgagggctcccagccacctcttcagctgggagcccctggctgatttaaaataaagtatcaccttcccacccccaaccttcctttttggcccacagctgttttggtgggcgttgctggggaaggagggtttgtttcttcagggctgggcagtgctggggcggggtgtttccgcggggccAGGAGgttctgggaggggcagggggtgtttCCGTGGtgccggggggtttcggccctcagctgttttctttggagtaatgtggccctcacggctttacgagttgtgcaggcctgatctagatcaatgtttctcaacctgggggtcatgacccccagagGGGTTGCGGAAGAAGTTTAAGGGGGTCGTAAGCAGGGTTGCCGTTAGGGGATAGGAATCAAGGCAATTGTATGGGGCTTCCGTGCCTGAAACTAGTTGGAACAGCAGAATTTAAAAGGGGCATCAGTATAAGTTCTGTACTGAAAATTGGAGAAGAGTAGTGcaattttctctccattttttcaTGCTTTATTAACAGACAACTGATATTGTACTGTTAAAATTGGTGATACAAAATTATCTTTGCAGGTTTACCCACTGTGGTTATGTCCTTTCATATTACCCAATAATCCTGGCATGGTCCACCCAAAAGGAGATGAAATGGAGCTCTATGTAGATATAGGAGCTTATGGAGAGCCTAAAACAAAGCAGTTTGAAGCCAGGGAATCTATGAGACAAATGGAAAAGTTTGTAAGAAACGTGCATGGGTAAGAGTCCGAGTCTTCAGGATAGCACCATATAACTTATTGCCTTGCAGCTTAAGCAGATTTACTTAACTTTCAATTATTACAGTATTTAGTTACTGATTCTGATTTTATATATTCAGTatgactgtgttttttaattttaagcattgcttgcttacaaaaacaaacacactggttgagattctgtgctgtgcctctaagTAGCTTAGAATTTGCATCCCAGAGGGAGTGGTGGCTTTAAGATGTTTTTGAACCCTGCCGATATTGGGCTGCTCTAGGGGCTGGAAAGGCCTTCCATGTAAATTAAACAGCCTGTCTCCTGTTTAGGGGCGTGTCTGCATTACAGCAGCCTCTCCTGTTTCCCTGTAGACTGCAGCATTGATCGGAATTGCCTTGGAAGGAAGTCTTTATGGCTGTCCTCTGTAGGTCATGCACCAAGAGATTTTACCTGGGCCACAAATGGGATTTTTAGAGCCTCTTTGTGCTGCATTAGTCCTCTTACATGGTATaaaggagccagagcggagctgGGGACctcatctaaaattttgcatagACTGATGCCAAATCCAGTGCTCTGTGGTTTGGTAGCAAAGTCATGAAGCCAATCTTTCAGAAAAATAAACTATTCCACAATATTTAAACTGACAATAGAATTTGCCCAAACATATTCAAATTTTGTGTATCTGCTATTTACTTCTCTGTATTAGTGTCACAGCAAAACTAATTTAAAGAAATTCAAGAAactgggaaagaaatcatttgaagtacagtaataaattttaaaagcattttttcatatttaatttatcTCCCCACCTCACCAAAAAGTGATAATGGAATGTTCTGTTGGCTTTTCCGTTGTACATCATGACCACTTTTTCAAAAGAGATGTCAGTGTTCAGCCATCAGACTGGCTGAATAATTATCTAATATGTAATTGGATAAATGTAATTAATCtgtacatttgtttaaaaaatatatttcaaaatattttgaaatacatCCTTACAATTTATAGCTCATCCTCAAttgcttcattttttttccaacctgaaattttgcaacagtattaaCATTTAATTCCTTATCCcctctttttctttcagtttccAGATGTTGTATGCAGATTGCTACATGAACCGTGAGGAATTCTGGGATATGTTTGATGGTTCACTATACCACAAGCTGAGGGAGCAAATGAATTGCAAGAATGCTTTTCCAGAGGTGTATGATAAAATCTGCAAAGCAGCACGGCACTGAATCTGgataacctaagcaagcaatcaGGGAAGGATGGATTTACCTGTAGTAGTCAGTATATCCTTATAAAAGCTTTATCACTGTTCAAATAAGCTCATGTTGATGTTTAAAAATACAGATTTCTGTTTTATAAATTCACATTCAATAACTGTTAGTATGTTTTTCAAACAATTTCCCCAATTCATAGTAATTTCATTTCAGGAATCAAAGTCTTAGCCTACCACCTCTCTTTGTAGCTTAGTTGCAGACATAGCAATGTAGATGTAAATTTACATATTTCTAACTGTAGGGGGGGAAATTTggaaagataaagatacttaagtAAATAAGTTATTTATTGCAGTGTACATCTGAGACAGGTAAGAAGGTCACAAAATTCGGTGCCAAAGTTGAGAGAATTATTTTCAAATTAATTATGactttaaaaatgtctttttcaAATCGGTAACTGGTGCAAGGTTTAAACTTAAGAGAAGTCAAAAGTTAACGCAGTTTAGAGATGGTTACTGAAATCTTCAAACTAAACTCATATTACTAATGCAGGTAAATAAATGGTCATTGACAAATGTCTTCATTTCAGACCTGAATATCAAAATTTGTAGAAAATCCATTTTGATTGTGCCTATCTGATTTGTACTGATTCTGTTTATAAATGTGTGAGTGGTCATGAGTTTTAgggatctttttttttcttctttttttaattaatatgatTTGAAGAGGAAGCATTTTGGCTTCCTAGACTACTGAAAATCTCTGCTGCTATTCCATATAGACATGTATTAAATACAATTTGTTACTTGCTGTGGGGtctattttacttttttattatgGTTAATTTTAGTGCCTCATAAGTATTCAGTTGGAGAAGATATGGGCCATTTCAGACCATTCTATTCTtttagagggtgggaggggaactaAAAGACCCATTGTCAACattaataatttagttatataaggTCCATTTGAATAAATATTGGTGAtaattgtaggggacaacctaaAATCGAGTTGTGTAGTGGAAGTTTGAAATACACAAGACATGGCTCTGACTTTTTGCTTTCCATTTTAGCTGGATTAGTTTgataggttttaaaaaaagacccCTTCAACCAACTGAAGAAGAAATAACATTAGAAAAATCTGCAGAGGGCTTACTATTCAAGCCCCTTTTCTAACTGTGTGTTTCATGAGCATGAAAACAGTTTGACATTGCATATGgtacaacattttttaaattgagtCTGCATCTGGTCCAAACTACTTAAAGTTGTTGTTTTAACATTTGTTGGGCTTGTGGAGAAATGTTATGTTCTTGCATTCTGCATAATGTGAAAACAGTTATAAAACAATTGTCAATGGTGGGTGGTGGTTCCTTTTTTATGTTCTAGTTCAATGCTAAACCAATGATTGTTTAGTGATTGATAGACATTTATAATGCAGATTAAACCACTGATAAGGCAGTAATGGAAAATAAACTTGGTCATTCACTCTCAGTGTTGCATACTGGGCCAAATTGCAACCTTGCTGGTGCTGCCATGCGGGGGAGTAAAGGGATATAAGTCATCCCCTTATGGCCCTTTGTATGTTGCCCATACTGTGTGTGTCAGTCCAGGGGGAGACATAACCAATGCAGAGCAGGTACATCCCCCTCCATCTGCATACATGAGTGCAACAGGGAGAGGaatggctggagcccaggctcagccCCCACTCCAGTGTGCaggccagcacagctgtgtcagCACTCCAGAGACTGTATGCTGTGCCAGGTATAGACCTTGGAGCAAGGGCTTCTGGAAAAACATTGTGATTGTGTCATAATCTATCTTCCagtctgctcctggggcagcaaaaTAATGGCTGCCCCTTTCTCATGGCAGAGCCATGATTTCACCTGTTATCTGTAGGATACTCTGTACTGAGCGAGAATTGGTTCACTTAGCTTTTGAAAggcaatgttaaaaataaaagatatgCAAAGATATTAAAATAGTATGTCTCTAACTTGGGTATTCATAGTCTTTAGTTATACACTGTATTTGTTACTTCATAATTTGCCTTTGCACACTTTTGGTACAACATGATTTTAATGTTGTGTAACTATGGTTATCGTGAACACACgcactctttctttctctctttctctctctctctcatatatgcACATTGCTGCTGATGGAGTTTGAAATTCTTGGCTGTATGAGCTGTTACAATTAAAAATTATAACCAGTTGTACtgttaaaatgttgtttttttatgGATGactaaataaaatatgtttttaaaaaatcagtttgttCTCTGCTGTGTTTTTGGCACTGTTACTGGTATTGCTGTGAAAAAGAGGGCTATTTGGAAATTACAGCATAGAGTGCAGTGAGATTGTTGAGAGACTGGGGTCCCAGTCGTGCAAGCTGCTTAGTGTGAAGACCTCTTGAAATTTGAGGGGCTCCATCTCAGCACAGGGGCCCACTCATTCAGAGCGGCATGCAGGATTGGGGTTTGGATTTTTAATTACTGTCTGGGTAAATATTGACCCAACTATCTTTAAACTTCTCTTAGGAGTCTAAATAATCATAgagtcataggactggaaggaaccttgagaggtcatctagtccagtcccctgcactcatgtcaggactaagtgttatctaaaccattcctgacaggtgtctgtctaacctgctcttaaaaatctccaatgatggagattccacaacttctgtgggcaatttattccagtgcttaacctctttgacagttaggaagtttttcctaatgtccaacctaaacctcctttgctgcaatttaagcccattactttttgtcctatcctcagaggttaagaagaacaattcttctctctcctccttgtaacaccttttattttcttgaaaactgttaccatgtcgcctctcactcttctcttttccagactaaacaaacccaattttttcaatcttccctcataggtcatgtttttttttagaccttttaatcatttttgttgctcttctctggactctttccagtatgtccacatctttcctgaaatgtgacagccagaactggacacaatactccagttgaggcctaatcagtgcagagtagagcggaagaattacctctcatgtcttgcttataacactcctgctaatacatcccagaatgatgtttgcttttttgcaacagcgttacactgttaactcatattaagcttgtggtccactatgacccccagatccctttccgcagtactgtttcctaggcagttatttcccaatttgtatgtgtgcaactgattgttccttcctaagtggagtactttgcatttttccttactgaatttcaacctatttacttcaaaccatttctccagtttgtccagattattttgaattttaatcctatcctccaaagcacttgccacccctcccagcttggtatcttccgcaaactttgtaagtgtactctcttgccattttctaaatcattgatgaagatattgaacagaactggacccagaactgatttcTGCAGTACCACACTCatcatgcccttccagcatgactgttaaccactgataactactctgggaatggttttccaatcagttttgcacccaccttatagtacctCCATTTAGGTTGCatctccctagtttgtttataagaaggtcatgtgagacagtatcaaaagctttactaaagtcaagatataataATTGCAGTCATCTTTGTTGTTCCCCTCTCTGCATCTTAAGgacaatctctttttttttttttattaatgtgaCCAGTGTTACAAATAGGGTCCAATATGTTCTGGGGTGGTGGATTA
The DNA window shown above is from Gopherus flavomarginatus isolate rGopFla2 chromosome 7, rGopFla2.mat.asm, whole genome shotgun sequence and carries:
- the DHCR24 gene encoding delta(24)-sterol reductase isoform X1 produces the protein MDPLLSLGAGLLLLALWVRHKGLEYLLVHHRWVFVCLFLLPLSVLFDIYYQLRAWAVWRLHSAPQQHAQRVRHIQAQVQEWKNEGGKTYMCTGRPGWLTVSLRVGKYKKTHKNIVINLMGILEVDIERQVVRVEPLVTMGQLTAHLNPMGWTLPVVPELDDLTVGGLIMGTGIESSSHIYGLFQHTCLAYELVLADGSLVRCTPTENSDLFYAVPWSCGTLGFLVAAEIKIIPAKKYVKLHYKPVRGLEKICEKFTEESKKKENNFVEGLVYSLEEAVIMTGVFTDEAEDSQINRISNYYKPWFFKHAEKYLKANQTGIEYIPSRHYYHRHTRSIFWELQDIIPFGNNPVFRYLFGWMVPPKISLLKLTQGEAIRKLYEQHHVVQDMLVPMKSLEKSISTFHSDLNVYPLWLCPFILPNNPGMVHPKGDEMELYVDIGAYGEPKTKQFEARESMRQMEKFVRNVHGFQMLYADCYMNREEFWDMFDGSLYHKLREQMNCKNAFPEVYDKICKAARH
- the DHCR24 gene encoding delta(24)-sterol reductase isoform X2, coding for MDPLLSLGAGLLLLALWVRHKGLEYLLVHHRWVFVCLFLLPLSVLFDIYYQLRAWAVWRLHSAPQQHAQRVRHIQAQVQEWKNEGGKTYMCTGRPGWLTVSLRVGKYKKTHKNIVINLMGILEVDIERQVVRVEPLVTMGQLTAHLNPMGWTLPVVPELDDLTVGLIMGTGIESSSHIYGLFQHTCLAYELVLADGSLVRCTPTENSDLFYAVPWSCGTLGFLVAAEIKIIPAKKYVKLHYKPVRGLEKICEKFTEESKKKENNFVEGLVYSLEEAVIMTGVFTDEAEDSQINRISNYYKPWFFKHAEKYLKANQTGIEYIPSRHYYHRHTRSIFWELQDIIPFGNNPVFRYLFGWMVPPKISLLKLTQGEAIRKLYEQHHVVQDMLVPMKSLEKSISTFHSDLNVYPLWLCPFILPNNPGMVHPKGDEMELYVDIGAYGEPKTKQFEARESMRQMEKFVRNVHGFQMLYADCYMNREEFWDMFDGSLYHKLREQMNCKNAFPEVYDKICKAARH